One Paroedura picta isolate Pp20150507F chromosome 3, Ppicta_v3.0, whole genome shotgun sequence genomic window carries:
- the LOC143832573 gene encoding uncharacterized protein LOC143832573, with the protein MGNNGIFDSRWAANPRLFEVNGPAWLGGVCVSLQVQYGSAVGVDGRAMPRASQGLSWNVLGTGSGCLGPHKSGSQRGCLMLVTENGTMRQMEWHAIRPGSDPLGGLKASPGSDIVWMQLPSWTLLRWQTSCSSVTVGVRIPQSIG; encoded by the exons atggggaacaatggcatcttcgacagcagatg ggcggccaatccaaggttatttgaagttaatgggccagcctggcttggaggggtgtgtgtctcattacaggtccagtatggaagtgctgttggtgtggatgggcgagcaatgccaagagcttcccagggcttgagctggaatgtgcttggcacaggaagtggctgcttaggaccacacaag agcggcagtcaacgggggtgcctgatgctggttacagagaatggcaccatgcggcagatggaatggcatgctataagacctggaagtgatccacttgggggtctgaaggcatcacctggctcggacattgtttggatgcagctgccttcctggacattgctgcgatggcagacttcctgttcaagcgtgacagtgggagtccgtattcctcaaagcattggctga